The Pyrus communis chromosome 9, drPyrComm1.1, whole genome shotgun sequence genome has a segment encoding these proteins:
- the LOC137745807 gene encoding purine-uracil permease NCS1: protein MMLKCLNFHLHPHLHASAITRINPKPSSHSDYSTTTPLFSTTKFHTITNVQSNIHHLSLRRSPIFTTMASTKHNPSPNFDEFEFESDPTLTNDDLKPTRPDQRTFSKREMACLWIGLVVGVPTYYLAGSLVDLGMAWWQGIATVVAANIILLVPLILTGHPGTKYGISFPVLARSSFGIHGAHIPTLLRALVGCGWYGIETWIGGEAIFILLPNSIKQSYMSQTLPWLGTSPLEFACFIVFWVAQLAIVWKGMDGIRELEKYSAPILITLTSCLVIWAYVKAGGFSHMLSLSSRLTTNQFWSLFFPSLTANISFWATLALNIPDFTRYAKSQTDQIVGQAGLPIFMGAFTFVGLAVTCSTEVIFGRVISSPIQLLGQIGGFTTIILAIVGVSLATLTTNIAANVVAPANALVNLSPSKFTFRSGAIVTALLGIAFQPWRLLKSSESFVYTWLVGYSALLGPIGGIILADYYLIRNTNLSLKDLYSTSAFGDYYYSGGYNLAAMAALLVGIVPVVPGFLQKVGVLVSISDVYVIIYNNAWFFSFFSSGCFYWLLSRLTRKQESQPAQDPLLRPAN, encoded by the coding sequence ATGATGCTCAAGTGTCTCAACTTCCATCTCCATCCCCATCTCCACGCCTCTGCAATCACCAGAATTAACCCAAAACCGTCCTCTCACTCTGACTATTCCACCACCACCCCTTTATTTTCAACCACCAAATTCCACACCATCACCAATGTACAATCCAATATCCACCACCTCTCACTTAGAAGAAGCCCCATTTTCACCACCATGGCATCAACCAAACACAACCCTAGTCCCAATTTCGACGAATTCGAATTTGAATCCGATCCAACCCTTACCAATGATGATCTCAAGCCCACAAGACCTGATCAAAGGACATTTTCCAAGCGGGAAATGGCTTGTCTTTGGATTGGACTAGTTGTCGGAGTCCCAACTTACTACTTGGCTGGCAGTCTTGTTGACCTTGGCATGGCTTGGTGGCAAGGAATTGCCACAGTTGTAGCTGCCAACATAATCCTATTAGTCCCACTAATCCTAACAGGCCATCCAGGCACAAAATATGGCATCTCCTTCCCTGTTTTAGCTCGATCTTCGTTTGGTATTCATGGTGCTCATATTCCCACTCTTCTTAGAGCATTAGTTGGTTGTGGTTGGTATGGAATTGAGACTTGGATTGGTGGTGAAGCAATCTTCATTCTATTACCAAATTCAATTAAGCAATCCTATATGTCCCAAACCCTACCTTGGCTAGGCACATCCCCATTGGAATTTGCTTGTTTTATTGTGTTTTGGGTTGCCCAATTGGCCATTGTTTGGAAAGGAATGGATGGAATCAGAGAGCTTGAGAAGTACTCAGCTCCAATTCTCATCACACTTACTTCCTGCCTTGTCATTTGGGCTTATGTTAAGGCCGGCGGTTTTAGCCACATGCTTTCCTTGTCCTCTAGACTAACCACAAATCAGTTTTGGTCCCTCTTTTTTCCATCCCTAACTGCTAACATAAGCTTTTGGGCTACCCTTGCTCTTAACATACCGGATTTCACTCGGTATGCCAAGAGCCAGACTGACCAAATCGTTGGTCAAGCCGGGCTTCCAATCTTCATGGGGGCATTCACATTTGTTGGTCTAGCTGTGACCTGCTCCACAGAAGTGATTTTTGGACGTGTGATTTCGAGCCCCATCCAACTCCTCGGGCAAATTGGAGGGTTCACTACAATAATCCTAGCCATTGTCGGTGTTAGTCTTGCCACTCTCACAACCAACATTGCAGCCAATGTTGTTGCCCCTGCAAATGCTCTTGTCAATCTGAGCCCTTCAAAGTTCACATTCCGAAGCGGAGCCATTGTCACAGCCTTGCTTGGGATTGCATTTCAACCTTGGCGGCTTCTGAAGTCGAGTGAGAGCTTTGTTTACACTTGGCTGGTTGGATATTCTGCTCTGTTGGGTCCAATTGGAGGCATAATTCTCGCAGATTACTATCTTATCCGAAACACAAACTTGAGCCTCAAGGACTTATACTCCACGAGTGCTTTTGGGGATTACTACTATTCAGGAGGCTACAATTTAGCAGCCATGGCAGCTCTTCTTGTTGGGATTGTGCCCGTGGTTCCGGGCTTCTTGCAGAAAGTCGGCGTTCTTGTGTCGATATCAGATGTTTATGTGATCATATATAACAATGCCTGGTTTTTCAGCTTTTTCTCTTCTGGTTGTTTCTACTGGCTTCTGTCACGTTTGACAAGAAAGCAGGAGTCTCAACCTGCACAAGACCCCCTCTTGCGTCCTGCAAACTAA
- the LOC137744397 gene encoding RING-H2 finger protein ATL81-like gives MENVGIRVEGASGSGSFFTPLLISMAGIVFTTLAIVAYHFLVKYCLRRRQRQMQLQIQASLAQQSGTNQSNGVDEKVLNSIPILSYSKNDGELFRVDQSECVICLGDLEDGDLVRLLPSCKHVFHNPCIEKWFRGHTNCPVCRSAIDVPIASVASTLPVEYDHVGQVRDRELEEASPVYQPNCSLHPHDPEEGLAITAASTTISTQLSKPNGLLRHCVSLVVLPMEDSSKQQILLKGLERSLSLDHSHVLINIYTESDDKPSSSSSTSSDCASSKPVLTQCRSLKARSMRKLDRMSSVLVKSISQLRMSQSFSTANGHGNLPC, from the coding sequence ATGGAGAATGTTGGGATAAGAGTGGAAGGAGCTTCAGGTTCTGGTTCTTTCTTCACGCCCCTTTTGATTTCCATGGCAGGCATTGTCTTCACAACCCTAGCAATAGTTGCGTACCATTTCCTAGTTAAGTATTGCCTACGGAGGAGGCAACGGCAGATGCAACTGCAAATCCAAGCCAGCCTCGCGCAACAATCAGGCACCAATCAATCCAATGGGGTTGATGAGAAAGTCCTGAATTCCATCCCAATTCTCTCGTACTCGAAGAACGATGGTGAACTTTTTCGCGTGGATCAAAGCGAGTGCGTGATTTGCTTGGGAGACTTAGAAGACGGGGATTTGGTGCGTTTGTTGCCGAGTTGCAAGCACGTGTTTCATAATCCATGCATAGAAAAGTGGTTTCGGGGGCATACAAACTGTCCGGTTTGTAGGTCAGCCATAGATGTGCCTATTGCTTCTGTGGCATCAACGTTGCCTGTGGAATATGATCATGTTGGTCAAGTTAGAGACCGAGAACTCGAAGAAGCCAGCCCAGTATATCAACCCAATTGCTCATTGCACCCTCATGATCCAGAGGAGGGTTTGGCAATTACAGCTGCTAGTACTACTATATCAACCCAATTGTCAAAACCAAATGGTTTGCTTAGGCATTGTGTGTCACTGGTGGTATTGCCTATGGAGGATAGTAGTAAGCAGCAGATTTTGTTGAAGGGGTTGGAGAGGTCTTTGTCTTTGGATCATTCCCACGTTCTTATCAATATATACACAGAGAGTGATGACAAGCcctcttcatcatcttctacttcttctGATTGTGCTTCTTCGAAGCCGGTTCTTACGCAGTGTAGATCGTTGAAGGCGCGGTCGATGAGGAAGCTTGATCGAATGTCTTCAGTTTTAGTAAAATCTATTTCTCAACTGCGGATGAGCCAGAGTTTCAGCACGGCCAATGGCCATGGAAATCTTCCTTGTTAG